The DNA sequence TTATTATGGATTTGTTTTTTGAACAGCTCCCAATTGTACTTGGGGCGCTTAATACAGGATTTATTCAAACTTTAAAATTGTTCTTTGTGACCTTGCTTGGTGCATTTCCACTGGGACTTTTGATAGCATTTGGCTCTATGTCAAAGTTTAAGCCACTCAGCTATCTTATGAAATTTATCGTGTGGATCGTTCGAGGCACACCTCTGATGATCCAGATGCTTATTATCTATTATTTTCCGGGACTTGTATTCCATAACCCGATTTGGGGTGGTGGCGAAGGCGGAAGATTTGTGGCAGCATCGGTATCGTTTATCGTGAATTATGCCTGCTATTTTTCAGAGATATATCGTGGAGGAATTCAGGGAATTCCTGTTGGACAGGAGGAAGCAGGTCTGGTGCTTGGTATGACTCCAAGACAGATATTCTTCAAGGTTAAGCTTCTTCAGATGAT is a window from the Lachnospiraceae bacterium GAM79 genome containing:
- a CDS encoding amino acid ABC transporter permease, encoding MDLFFEQLPIVLGALNTGFIQTLKLFFVTLLGAFPLGLLIAFGSMSKFKPLSYLMKFIVWIVRGTPLMIQMLIIYYFPGLVFHNPIWGGGEGGRFVAASVSFIVNYACYFSEIYRGGIQGIPVGQEEAGLVLGMTPRQIFFKVKLLQMIKKIVPAMSNEIITLVKDTSLARIIALQEIIWAGQAFMKGSQGISGAIWPLFFCAFYYLIWNGVLTVLLGKLEKKLDFFR